A genomic region of Janthinobacterium lividum contains the following coding sequences:
- the yidD gene encoding membrane protein insertion efficiency factor YidD → MKTLLLFLLRAYQLLISPMLGQNCRFYPSCSHYAMEALRVHGTAKGSLLAAKRLCRCHPWNEGGVDPVPPADGKQSSTTACGCNHS, encoded by the coding sequence ATGAAAACCCTGCTGCTGTTCCTGCTGCGCGCTTATCAGTTGCTGATCAGCCCCATGCTGGGACAGAATTGCCGTTTCTATCCGAGCTGTTCGCATTACGCGATGGAAGCGCTGCGCGTGCACGGTACGGCCAAGGGCAGCCTGCTGGCTGCCAAGCGCCTGTGCCGTTGCCACCCCTGGAATGAAGGGGGCGTCGACCCGGTGCCGCCGGCCGATGGCAAACAATCTTCAACGACCGCTTGCGGTTGCAACCACTCCTGA
- the yidC gene encoding membrane protein insertase YidC: protein MDINKRTILWIVFSVSLVILWNEWMISNGKPSMFSANTEQTAKAPATPAKTAALPAAAGVPALPGEAVDPAAFKREVITITTDVIKVDIDTLGGQVKRLELLKFKGAGNPGWFGGCFGLFKWCQPDDGKQNEVLFDEGANHTYLAQSGLVGGPFPTHASGFTVQPGVRTLADGKQIQLVMEAVEGGVKLTKTFTFKRGDYVIDVRHDVSNVGAAPVTPQLYLQLTHDGNKPVGDSFFNSSFTGPTLYTPQDKYQKLTFEKIEKAAAEDEKKGNDNAMKGLHPATANGGWFAISQHFFVSAFVPPENAKRDIFTKKVGPNLYAIGNVLPLPTLAPGASASMDSKLYSGPQIAHLLENVSPGLELVKDYGWLTIIAKPMFWVMEQIHSVLGNWGWTIIAFTILIKLLFFPLSAAGYRSMAKMKLVTPKMQAIRERFKGDPQKMNQATMELYKTEKINPLGGCLPILIQMPVFIALYWVLNASVEIRGAPWIGWITDLAQHDPWCILPVLYAISMFITTKLNPAPADPMQAKMMLFMPLAFSVMFFFFPSGLVLYWVVNNVLSIGQQWVITKKYAPAVK, encoded by the coding sequence ATGGATATCAATAAACGTACCATCCTGTGGATCGTGTTTTCCGTCTCGCTGGTAATTCTCTGGAACGAATGGATGATCTCGAACGGCAAGCCGTCGATGTTCTCCGCGAACACGGAACAAACCGCCAAGGCGCCTGCGACCCCTGCCAAGACGGCTGCCCTGCCAGCTGCGGCAGGCGTGCCTGCCCTGCCGGGCGAGGCTGTCGATCCCGCCGCGTTCAAGCGCGAAGTGATTACCATCACCACCGACGTCATCAAGGTCGATATCGACACCCTGGGCGGCCAGGTCAAGCGTCTGGAATTGCTGAAATTCAAGGGCGCGGGCAATCCGGGCTGGTTCGGCGGTTGCTTCGGCCTGTTCAAATGGTGCCAGCCGGACGATGGCAAGCAAAACGAAGTGCTGTTCGACGAAGGCGCGAACCACACTTACCTGGCGCAATCGGGCCTGGTCGGCGGTCCATTCCCTACCCACGCGAGCGGCTTCACCGTGCAGCCTGGCGTACGTACCCTGGCCGATGGCAAGCAGATCCAACTGGTGATGGAAGCGGTTGAAGGCGGCGTCAAGCTGACCAAGACGTTTACCTTCAAGCGCGGCGACTACGTCATCGACGTGCGCCACGACGTGTCCAACGTGGGCGCGGCGCCTGTCACGCCGCAGCTGTATCTGCAACTGACGCATGACGGCAACAAGCCGGTCGGCGACTCGTTCTTCAACAGCAGCTTTACCGGTCCTACCCTGTACACGCCACAGGACAAGTACCAGAAGCTGACGTTCGAGAAAATCGAAAAAGCGGCCGCAGAAGACGAGAAGAAGGGCAACGACAATGCCATGAAGGGCTTGCACCCGGCGACGGCGAATGGCGGCTGGTTTGCGATTTCGCAACACTTCTTCGTGTCCGCTTTCGTTCCGCCTGAGAACGCCAAGCGCGACATCTTCACGAAGAAGGTCGGCCCCAACCTGTACGCCATCGGCAACGTGCTGCCCCTGCCTACCCTGGCACCAGGCGCCTCGGCCAGCATGGACAGCAAGCTGTACTCGGGTCCGCAAATCGCACACCTGCTGGAAAACGTCTCGCCTGGTCTGGAACTGGTCAAGGATTATGGCTGGCTGACCATCATCGCCAAGCCGATGTTCTGGGTCATGGAACAGATCCACAGCGTGCTGGGCAACTGGGGCTGGACCATCATCGCCTTCACGATCCTGATCAAGCTGCTGTTCTTCCCGCTGTCGGCCGCCGGCTACCGCAGCATGGCCAAGATGAAACTGGTCACGCCGAAGATGCAAGCCATCCGCGAACGCTTCAAGGGCGATCCGCAAAAGATGAACCAGGCCACGATGGAGCTGTACAAGACGGAAAAGATCAATCCGCTGGGCGGCTGCCTGCCGATTTTGATCCAGATGCCCGTCTTTATCGCCCTGTACTGGGTCTTGAACGCGTCCGTGGAAATCCGCGGCGCGCCATGGATCGGCTGGATCACCGACCTGGCCCAGCATGACCCATGGTGCATCCTGCCCGTGCTGTACGCGATCTCGATGTTCATCACGACCAAGCTGAACCCGGCCCCGGCCGATCCGATGCAAGCGAAGATGATGCTGTTCATGCCACTGGCATTCTCGGTGATGTTCTTCTTCTTCCCGTCGGGCTTGGTACTCTACTGGGTCGTCAATAACGTCCTGTCGATCGGCCAGCAATGGGTGATCACCAAGAAATACGCGCCTGCCGTCAAGTAA